One genomic segment of Erysipelotrichaceae bacterium 66202529 includes these proteins:
- a CDS encoding CPBP family intramembrane metalloprotease produces MDQEPYLEEESKDVACKKDCKSIAASLLVYNLLLIAAGLIIGMVSGAFMIKGASATDIEIIINILSMICSSLMILFTVGMFKKRLKVKLPFTMSNDWNFLTILYYTIIGMGLSCAAGFVIQLVNQFLTDFGVTMTTPDFSMTTDFTYNLIIVLSACVIAPIFEELLFRGLILQTLKRHGNVFAIVVTSLLFAMMHGNLPQAVPVFALSLVISYAVIKTGSILPGIAIHFLNNSFAMIEGSFLVDDQISTVFIIIEVLCMLYAFFMLYQKRIAIRNYIIHNRGYRIRVFFGNWMSILFLIFCIVAIISSFKIL; encoded by the coding sequence ATGGATCAAGAGCCTTATCTGGAAGAAGAATCAAAAGATGTGGCATGTAAAAAGGATTGCAAAAGCATTGCGGCTTCACTGCTAGTTTATAACCTGCTTCTGATAGCTGCCGGATTGATCATTGGTATGGTGAGTGGAGCCTTTATGATAAAGGGAGCCTCTGCAACAGATATAGAAATTATTATCAATATCCTCAGCATGATCTGCAGCAGCCTGATGATTTTGTTTACCGTAGGAATGTTCAAAAAAAGACTGAAGGTAAAGCTACCATTCACCATGAGCAATGATTGGAATTTTCTGACCATTCTGTATTATACAATCATCGGTATGGGATTATCCTGCGCAGCCGGGTTTGTAATACAGCTTGTGAACCAATTTCTAACGGATTTTGGTGTGACCATGACAACACCTGATTTCTCAATGACAACGGATTTTACATATAATCTGATTATCGTATTGTCTGCGTGTGTCATTGCCCCAATCTTTGAAGAGCTTCTGTTTCGCGGTTTGATTTTGCAGACATTAAAACGCCATGGGAATGTTTTCGCCATTGTTGTGACAAGTCTGTTATTCGCAATGATGCACGGGAATCTTCCTCAGGCTGTTCCCGTGTTTGCATTAAGCCTTGTTATCTCCTATGCAGTTATAAAAACAGGAAGTATTCTGCCGGGTATTGCAATCCATTTTCTGAATAATTCCTTTGCGATGATAGAAGGCTCCTTCCTGGTGGATGATCAGATATCCACTGTATTCATAATTATTGAAGTGCTGTGTATGCTGTATGCGTTCTTTATGCTGTACCAAAAACGAATTGCGATTCGCAATTATATCATACACAACAGAGGCTATAGGATACGTGTATTCTTTGGAAACTGGATGTCAATTCTCTTCCTCATATTCTGTATCGTAGCCATTATCAGCAGCTTTAAAATTCTGTAA
- a CDS encoding prephenate dehydrogenase/arogenate dehydrogenase family protein, producing MIQENTRFLIVGLGLIGGSYAMGLKKNGYHVDAIEINQLSIDYALKHDIIDRGSTFDIDYIKEADIIISGLYPNMTVDWITTYQKYFKPGALITDVSSVKTGVVKPIQNIIRKDVEFISSHPMAGKEVSGVKFADDSIFHIANFIILPTDNNSREAVDTMRQFADILGFRNISELTVEQHDEMVGFVSHLTHAIAVSLMNTNDNTHLVEYTGDSFRDLTRIAKINENLWSEVFFLNKENLIREIDDFIQEVNHLKSKLEENDKDGLKELFIQSTARRKLFDR from the coding sequence ATGATACAGGAAAATACACGGTTTCTAATTGTTGGCCTTGGATTGATTGGCGGCAGCTATGCTATGGGCCTGAAAAAAAACGGCTATCATGTAGATGCAATAGAAATTAACCAGCTCAGCATTGATTATGCTTTAAAGCATGATATTATTGACCGGGGCTCTACATTTGATATTGACTATATAAAGGAAGCTGATATTATAATAAGTGGACTATATCCAAACATGACAGTAGACTGGATTACAACCTATCAGAAATATTTCAAACCGGGTGCTTTAATTACCGATGTGAGCTCTGTGAAAACAGGCGTGGTGAAGCCGATACAAAATATTATTCGCAAGGATGTGGAGTTTATCAGTTCCCATCCAATGGCAGGTAAAGAGGTCAGTGGCGTAAAGTTTGCGGATGACTCCATTTTCCACATTGCAAACTTTATCATCCTTCCAACAGATAACAATTCCCGGGAAGCGGTAGACACCATGCGTCAGTTTGCGGATATTCTTGGCTTTCGTAACATCTCTGAGCTTACGGTGGAACAGCATGACGAGATGGTTGGCTTTGTTTCCCATCTGACACATGCGATTGCGGTATCCCTTATGAATACGAATGATAATACACATCTTGTGGAATATACAGGTGACTCCTTTCGTGATCTGACGCGAATTGCAAAGATCAATGAGAATCTGTGGAGCGAGGTATTCTTTCTGAATAAAGAGAATCTGATTCGTGAAATTGATGATTTTATACAGGAGGTCAATCATTTAAAATCCAAGCTGGAGGAAAATGACAAGGACGGTCTGAAGGAATTGTTTATTCAATCTACTGCTCGAAGGAAGCTGTTCGACCGATAG
- the aroA gene encoding 3-phosphoshikimate 1-carboxyvinyltransferase: MKARVAPTACSGHVAIPPSKSMAHRAIICAALAQGTSVIKNVAYSQDIKTTIAGMQQLGADIRMDEDQVTITGIQDFSIQKKEVFCCESGSTLRFFIPIFSLCNQEITFTGQGRLMQRPQKVYEDLFHSQSLFFEQDASGITIRECLRPGDITLKGDVSSQFISGLLFTLPMLKEDSTIHILPPFESRSYVDLTLQMLETFGVHASFTDELTIHIPGNQKYKAADYSIEGDYSQLAFFAVLAAINNDLTITGVHHNSRQGDKKILSILKDFGVRMEEVENGYHIYKSRLHGNAVDLADCPDLGPILTVLAMYSPGNTHIYNAGRLRIKESDRIEAMEQELRKFHVDIHSTENEIFISGGTDYTCDTELSAHNDHRIVMALSVAASCSNSICTIEGAQAINKSYPTFFDDLKAIGGKVELL; this comes from the coding sequence ATGAAGGCCCGCGTTGCACCCACAGCATGCAGTGGACATGTGGCAATACCTCCCAGCAAAAGCATGGCGCATCGTGCCATTATCTGTGCTGCACTAGCACAGGGAACAAGCGTCATAAAAAATGTCGCCTATTCACAGGATATCAAAACCACAATTGCCGGTATGCAGCAGCTGGGTGCCGATATCCGAATGGATGAGGATCAGGTGACAATTACCGGGATTCAGGATTTCTCAATCCAGAAGAAAGAGGTGTTCTGTTGTGAATCCGGTTCCACACTGCGCTTTTTCATACCGATCTTTTCACTCTGTAATCAGGAAATCACCTTTACCGGACAGGGTCGTCTGATGCAGCGTCCGCAAAAGGTGTATGAGGACTTATTTCATTCTCAATCGCTCTTTTTTGAACAGGATGCTTCCGGTATTACTATCCGGGAATGTCTGCGTCCGGGAGACATTACGCTGAAGGGCGATGTCAGCTCACAGTTTATCAGTGGTCTGCTGTTCACTCTTCCTATGCTAAAGGAGGATTCCACTATTCATATCCTTCCTCCATTTGAATCGAGAAGCTACGTTGATCTGACTCTGCAAATGCTGGAAACATTTGGTGTGCATGCATCGTTTACGGATGAGCTCACCATTCATATTCCGGGAAATCAGAAATATAAAGCAGCCGATTATTCAATTGAAGGTGATTATTCCCAGCTTGCCTTTTTTGCAGTGCTTGCGGCTATAAACAATGATCTCACAATCACCGGAGTACATCATAACTCGCGCCAGGGTGATAAGAAAATACTCAGCATTTTAAAAGACTTCGGTGTTCGTATGGAAGAAGTGGAAAACGGCTATCATATATATAAAAGCAGGCTTCACGGCAATGCTGTCGATCTTGCGGATTGTCCGGATCTCGGGCCAATTCTGACAGTGCTTGCCATGTATTCCCCGGGAAATACACATATTTATAATGCCGGACGTCTGCGTATAAAGGAAAGTGACCGTATTGAAGCAATGGAACAGGAATTGCGAAAATTTCATGTAGATATACATTCTACTGAAAATGAAATTTTCATATCCGGCGGTACTGATTATACGTGTGACACTGAACTATCTGCACACAACGATCATCGTATTGTCATGGCACTCAGTGTTGCGGCTTCCTGCAGCAATTCCATATGTACAATCGAAGGTGCACAGGCAATCAACAAAAGCTACCCAACATTTTTTGATGATTTAAAAGCTATTGGTGGAAAGGTGGAGCTGCTATGA